A stretch of Methanococcus voltae PS DNA encodes these proteins:
- the hisF gene encoding imidazole glycerol phosphate synthase subunit HisF, translating to MLTKRIIPCLDIKEGRVVKGTNFLGLRDAGDPVELSKIYDEQGADELVFLDITASFEKRDIIIEVVKKTAEKVFIPLTVGGGIKTVDDFKKILRAGADKISINTSAVKTPQLISDASAIYGSQCVVVAMDVKKTYIKADEIKNDIENEDSNNYNEIKGLTYKNIYEDSKGKFWFQIYIYGGREATNIDAITWAKKVEELGAGEILLTSMDADGTKEGYDIPLTSIISKSIKIPVIASGGCGNIAHVKNVFKQGLADAALMASILHYGEYTVQEIKKEMFEEEIPVRL from the coding sequence ATGCTTACCAAAAGAATAATACCTTGTTTGGATATTAAAGAAGGTAGAGTTGTTAAAGGAACTAATTTTTTAGGATTAAGAGATGCTGGAGACCCTGTTGAATTATCAAAAATATATGATGAACAGGGTGCTGACGAATTAGTCTTTTTAGACATTACTGCATCTTTTGAAAAAAGAGACATAATAATTGAAGTTGTAAAAAAAACTGCTGAAAAAGTTTTCATACCTTTAACTGTAGGGGGCGGTATAAAAACAGTGGACGACTTTAAAAAGATATTAAGAGCAGGTGCTGATAAAATATCCATAAATACATCTGCAGTTAAAACCCCTCAATTAATATCTGATGCATCCGCTATTTATGGCTCACAGTGTGTTGTGGTGGCCATGGATGTTAAAAAAACATATATTAAAGCAGACGAAATTAAAAATGACATTGAAAACGAAGATTCAAATAATTACAACGAAATTAAGGGCTTAACCTACAAAAATATATATGAAGATTCGAAAGGTAAATTTTGGTTCCAAATTTATATATATGGGGGTAGGGAAGCTACAAACATCGACGCAATTACTTGGGCCAAAAAAGTTGAAGAACTAGGCGCAGGGGAAATACTACTAACCAGTATGGATGCAGATGGAACAAAAGAAGGCTATGACATTCCTTTAACTTCAATAATTTCCAAATCAATCAAAATACCAGTAATTGCAAGTGGTGGTTGTGGTAACATAGCGCATGTTAAAAATGTTTTTAAACAGGGTTTAGCAGATGCTGCTCTTATGGCTAGTATATTACATTATGGAGAATATACAGTTCAAGAAATTAAAAAAGAGATGTTTGAAGAAGAAATACCAGTTAGATTATAA
- a CDS encoding MinD/ParA family ATP-binding protein: MRIGFYNIQGGTGKTTISGNIAYYLSSKAKTLYIDCDIYAGTSSLLFGFEDTPYTLNSYLSGNLDITDIIHNYDDLDVIISDTSPNSFNTDLNQRRMVDLIYELNNKYDIIIIDLPPNIVEGSLLFSSLNLDEKIVNKMIVIGEDSIPGVINTIKTKELLYAIDIDCIGVVLNKNRNIVEFEGILEDIIAVLPYEITVEDQWIKGEPIVLSRNKFSKELSNLAEDLAEIYIKKDLASTRALKVAKDLKDNKSNVKK, translated from the coding sequence ATGAGAATTGGATTTTACAATATTCAGGGCGGAACCGGAAAAACAACCATTTCCGGCAATATTGCATACTATTTGAGCAGTAAAGCAAAAACACTCTATATAGACTGTGATATTTATGCAGGAACTAGCTCTTTGCTTTTTGGATTTGAAGATACGCCATATACTCTAAATTCTTACTTATCGGGAAATTTAGATATTACAGATATTATACATAATTATGATGATTTGGACGTTATAATATCAGATACTAGTCCTAATTCATTCAATACAGATTTAAATCAGCGTAGAATGGTAGATTTAATCTATGAATTAAATAATAAGTACGATATAATAATCATCGACTTACCTCCGAACATTGTTGAAGGTAGTTTATTATTTTCTTCCTTGAATCTTGATGAAAAAATAGTAAATAAAATGATAGTTATCGGTGAAGATAGTATTCCTGGAGTTATAAATACCATCAAAACAAAAGAATTACTTTACGCAATAGATATAGATTGTATAGGGGTAGTTTTAAACAAAAATAGAAATATAGTAGAGTTTGAAGGAATCTTGGAAGATATCATTGCAGTTTTACCTTATGAAATTACTGTGGAAGACCAGTGGATAAAAGGAGAACCTATAGTATTGTCTAGAAACAAATTCAGTAAAGAATTATCAAATTTAGCTGAAGATTTAGCAGAAATATATATTAAAAAAGATTTAGCATCGACTAGAGCTTTAAAAGTAGCTAAAGATTTAAAAGACAATAAAAGTAATGTTAAAAAATAA
- a CDS encoding translation initiation factor IF-2 subunit beta encodes MVIYLDYNYEKLLDRARSKLPEDVFKDIRFEIPKADSFVEGNRTIIKNFKELAKFIERDAHEFSKYVMKELGTAGDLEGSRLILQGKFGYRLVNEKIQNFVNEYVLCPECGKPDTKIIKEGRIHFLKCTACGAMKPVKTL; translated from the coding sequence ATGGTGATTTATTTGGACTACAATTACGAAAAATTATTGGACAGGGCAAGAAGTAAGTTGCCAGAAGACGTTTTTAAAGATATAAGGTTTGAAATACCTAAGGCAGATAGCTTTGTAGAAGGTAATAGAACAATTATTAAAAACTTCAAAGAATTGGCTAAATTTATTGAAAGAGATGCACACGAATTCTCCAAATACGTAATGAAAGAATTAGGTACTGCGGGAGATTTAGAAGGTAGTAGATTAATATTACAAGGTAAATTTGGTTACAGATTAGTAAATGAAAAAATACAAAACTTTGTAAATGAATACGTACTGTGCCCAGAATGTGGAAAACCAGATACTAAGATAATTAAAGAAGGAAGAATTCATTTCTTAAAATGTACTGCTTGCGGTGCTATGAAGCCTGTTAAAACATTATAA